The following coding sequences are from one Stigmatopora nigra isolate UIUO_SnigA chromosome 12, RoL_Snig_1.1, whole genome shotgun sequence window:
- the tsnax gene encoding translin-associated protein X produces the protein MNKQAAAHPKKNAGEALHSEATTSPVIEAFKVFQKELDTKHDKYERLVKLSRDVTIESKRTIFLLHRVTSVPDAEPILNEADVKLDGVRQKIGQIAGELKGEDIYQFHRAFTAGIQEFVEAASFQHYIRHRKLISLEEINSRLVFMPGDKGSADNPSTESQVLTFQVMPADYLLGVADLTGELMRLCISSVGNGDMDTPFQLTQFLRQIHDGFSFIGNTGPYEVSKKLHTLRQSLGKVEDACYTLRVRGSEIPKHMLADLFSSRNTHMDPEETVL, from the exons ATGAATAAACAAGCAG CTGCTCATCCAAAGAAAAATGCTGGTGAAGCTTTGCACTCTGAAGCAACTACATCACCTGTCATTGAAGCCTTCAAAG TCTTCCAAAAGGAGCTTGACACCAAGCACGACAAATATGAGCGTCTTGTTAAGCTCAGTAGAGATGTCACCATCGAGAGCAAGAGGACGATATTTCTTTTACACAGAGTGACAAG TGTTCCAGATGCAGAACCCATTTTGAATGAGGCAGACGTGAAACTGGATGGAGTAAGACAGAAAATTGGTCAAATTGCAGGGGAACTCAAAGGAGAAGACATCTATCAGTTTCACAGGGCGTTTACTGCAG GAATTCAGGAGTTTGTGGAGGCTGCTTCATTTCAGCATTACATCCGTCATCGCAAACTGATAAGTTTGGAGGAGATCAATTCCAGGCTGGTGTTCATGCCTGGAGacaag gGTTCTGCTGACAATCCTTCAACAGAATCTCAGGTTCTGACTTTTCAAGTGATGCCCGCAGACTACCTGCTGGGCGTGGCTGACTTGACAGGAGAGCTGATGCGCTTGTGTATTAGTAGCGTGGGCAACGGTGATATGGACACACCCTTCCAGCTGACCCAGTTCCTACGCCAGATCCACGACGGTTTCTCCTTCATCGGAAACACGGGCCCGTACGAGGTGTCCAAGAAGTTGCACACGCTGCGTCAAAGTCTGGGCAAAGTAGAGGACGCCTGCTACACTCTGAGAGTCCGCGGTTCTGAAATTCCCAAACATATGCTAGCCGATCTCTTCTCAAGCCGAAACACTCACATGGACCCCGAAGAAACTGTGCTCTAA